A genome region from Trichosurus vulpecula isolate mTriVul1 chromosome 5, mTriVul1.pri, whole genome shotgun sequence includes the following:
- the LOC118849699 gene encoding olfactory receptor 9K2-like, which translates to MNDRGTDNHSVVTDFILVGFRIRPELHSLLFLLFLFLYSMVFLGNAGIITLILIDPRLNTPMYFFLGNLSFIDLSCSSAIALKAMANILSMRNTISFTGCVIQLFLFALFMVTEGFVLSAMAYDRFVAICSPLLYTVRMSRCFCTQLVLGSYFCGWFTAILQVSMTFSLSFCASRVIDDFYCDSHPMERISCSNIFFHKMVSLTLAGVIIFPTIVVILVSYTYIVSTILKIRSTEGRKKAFSTCSSHLGVVSLLYGTVFFVYVIPPDNPELRKIASVCYTLVTPMLNPLIYSLRNKDVKAALQRIVSKKKASL; encoded by the coding sequence ATGAATGACAGGGGAACAGACAACCATTCAGTGGTGACCGACTTCATTCTTGTAGGATTCCGAATCCGCCCAGagctccattctctcctcttcctgctttttctgtttctctataGCATGGTCTTTCTGGGAAATGCTGGCATAATAACTCTTATCCTGATTGACCCTCGGCTGAACACACCAATGTATTTCTTCCTAGGCAACCTGTCCTTCATTGACCTCTCTTGCTCCTCTGCCATAGCACTAAAGGCCATGGCCAATATCTTATCTATGAGAAATACCATCTCCTTCACAGGCTGTGTGATCCAGCTGTTCCTCTTTGCCCTGTTCATGGTTACAGAAGGCTTTGTCTTGTCAGCTATGGCCTATGACCGCTTCGTAGCCATCTGCTCTCCTCTGCTCTATACTGTCCGCATGTCAAGATGCTTTTGCACCCAGCTCGTGTTGGGTTCCTATTTTTGTGGCTGGTTTACGGCCATTCTCCAAGTAAGCAtgaccttctctctgtctttctgtgccTCTCGGGTCATTGATGATTTCTACTGTGATTCCCACCCAATGGAAAGAATCTCctgttctaatatttttttccacaagATGGTGTCGTTAACTTTGGCTGGAGTCATTATTTTTCCCACAATTGTAGTCATCCTGGTATCCTACACTTACATTGTATCTACCATATTGAAAATCCGCTCTACAGAGGGCCGAAAGAAAGCCTTCTCCACCTGTAGTTCTCACCTGGGGGTTGTAAGTTTGCTCTACGGGACTGTCTTTTTTGTGTATGTCATACCTCCTGACAACCCTGAGTTACGTAAAATAGCTTCTGTTTGTTACACCCTTGTCACTCCAATGCTGAATCCTCTGATTTATTCTCTAAGAAATAAGGATGTCAAAGCTGCTCTGCAAAGAATTGTGAGCAAGAAAAAAGCCTCACTTTaa